gatgGCAAAATAGGTCCCCTTCTTctatcccaccccccaccccccacccccacaacaaCAATTTAGCAGCTATACACAGACAAAAGGGACTTTGTGGAGCTTTGGGATCCAGGTAGGAGCCTGGAACCCTGGTAGAGCTCAGGACCAAGGAGGGCTGTCTTGAGAAGGCAGGTCAGCTCTCAGAGGGCGGGCTCATGGATCATGGTCAGCCACAGACCCAGAAACAGTCTTGTCCCCTGTGGACTTGACAACAGTCCTGTTTGCTGTTTGTTCTGCCAACGGCGCTGTTTACCGAGGATCCAAGCAGGCATCATACACATCTGTGCCTCAGGTAACTTTGGTCCCGGCGGTGGACCCTGAAGCAGTCCATAGCCAGGCTCCAGCCCCTCTTAGTCACCAGTTTGCCTGCCCAGGGATGGAGCAGAAGACACACCTGTCTGAACCTTCGGCAGGCCCTCAGACCTCAGTTCAACTGCAGATCCAAAAATGGCCCCATAACAGCTCCAGACCCTTCCAGCTATAGGCTGCGAGGTTATTTGTACATGATCTCTTTTATATGTGGACgtgaaaaaagtcaaactcatagaactaGAGAGTAGGACAGTAGTTGCCAGGAACTGgtgggtggggaaaatggggaatattggtcaaagggtacaaagtttcagttataagTTGAATATTGTATACCCCAAAAGTGCTCTGGAGAACATTTttgcatagatagatagatgatagatagatagatatagatagatgatagatatagatgagagagagagagattatagtCTTTTAAGATGTAATATCAGAAATGATGCCCCATCACTTTTACTGTATTCTGTTTGATAGAattgttgacctgaaacaaataggctaccagatatttctccagtAAAGATGGGTtcatttgggatcagcagagaattgcaatttgggaccCGCAGCCATGGTGAGCCGTGTGCAAGTCCCCACACCGCAAGGGAAGGAGTACGCTTtcatagaggggaaaaggaagttaggAAGGCTGtggtaaacaaagagtccatggcttttcattggctgagtccttgccaggaaagaagaggagtctttcctcttcctgttgggctctgctgtaGTCACAGGGGGTGAGAGCTTGACTGTCTGCTGCAAATGTGAACATTTCCCCCATACCATTCGCCAAGCAATCTGACCTTGCCTTCCCTGCCCACTTTTCCTATGTAGCTCATTGGCATGCCTTAACTCTCAGCTGAGCTGTCACCATCTTaaggaagccctccctgaacTCCCCATCACTAACAAGCCAGGCTAGCCTTCCTCCTTTGTTTCCACAGTCCTCCTGCTCAGAGCAGAGCCACTGCCTTCAGACACTGCATTAAGGTAGCCTTCTTTCTCAGTCCATTATGAGCTCCTGATTCATGTCTGTAACACAGTATAAGTCCCCACTAGGTATTCAGTCATTATCAATGGAATGAATTGAACTCTTCCGTCTGTCAAAGCCTAGGTCAGTGCTGGCTCTGCTGATTCATCTGTAAAGGATTGTTCCCTCCTTCACACTGCCAGAGCCCAGtgactcattttcttttcttttctttctttttttaaaatttttatttatttatttttttggctgcgttgggtcttcattgctgcacgtgggctttctctaattgcggcaatcggggctattcttcattgcagtgtgtgggcttctcattgcagtggcctctcctgtcgCAGAGCATGGGTgggcgggctcagtagttgtggcctgtgggctcagtagttgtggcacacaggcttagttgcttcatggcatgtgggatcttccggggccagggctcaaacctgtgtctcctgcattggcagacagattccccaccactgcgccatcagggaattTCCAGTGACTCATATTTCATTTCCAAGTAACTCTTCCCTTTCTATCCGCTGCACTTTCCACTAGGCTGGTGGAACCTAAGTAGAGACTGGATCTCACAATTACCTCCTGCACTTCTGTTTCCGCCACCACCCCTGTCCATGGGCATGTGTTGATCATGCTGGAGCGTTTTGCTCTGAGCGAAGGGTAGAGTGGTTGCAAGTAGGAGAGGTGGGgcgctggagggaggggctgccataacaagggATAGGGTGGGCGACCCAGGGACGAGGTCTTCCCacagggaaaggaaggcaggagaaaGCCACAGTCAGTATTGCTTTGAGGTCCAAGAGACAAAAATCAACTCAGAGCAAAGAAGAACTTTTCTACAAGTTTTGTCTGAGCAGCAGGGACTGCAGGTCAGCATTGAAGCCGTGGGACTGTGCCCAGCGGAGCATCAGGAAATGGGCAGCCTCATGCAGGGCACCTGCCATGGGGGTAATGCAGGTATCTCCTCCAAAGAGCTCACAGGCAGCAGGCCCCTTACAGAAGGCCAGAGCTCAAGACCATGAGTGGATGTGTGCTAGAGAACACAAgaaacaacccccccccaccaccacgcCACAGTTGGGTATATAGTGAAAGTCTGGGATGGTGGCACTGTGGTCCTATGGTCAGAAAAGTTGAAGGATTTGATCCTGCAAAATTCTAGTATTAGTGTTAGCATGACCTTATTTATTGCCAGGGTTGGTGAGGCCTGGGGGACACTGGGTTACACATAGGTGTCTTTTCCTCATCACAGACATACACGCTCATTTTGAGCTGGTTCTGTGTCCTCATCACTCCTCTGTCCTCCATAGGATAATACCTTGCACACGGATTGAAGCAATCTGCAGTTCAATGCCCCAAATTATCTCATGTCAACCTCTGGAAGGCTCTCCCTAAGAGGAGTCTTCCCAGAGCCCCATGCATGTCCTTGTTCCTCAagctgtagatgaaggggttcatcATGGGGGTCACCACAGCATACATCACTGTGGCTACTGAGTCCTTCATGGAGTAGGTGTGGAGGGGCTGCAGATATACCATCCCAAGTGTCCCATAGAAGAGGGAGACCACAGCCAAATGGgaggcacaggtggagaaggctttgtACTTCCTAGAGGCGGAGGGTATTCGGAGGATGGCCCTAACAATCCGGACATAGGACATCATCATGAACCCTAAAGGCGTGAAGAAGATGAAGCAGCCTGTGACAATTAGCACTGTGTGATTGATGTGAGTGTCGGAACAGGCGAGCCTCAGCAGGACATACATCTCACAGAAGATGTAGTGGATCTTCTGGGACCCACAGAAGGTCACCCTGGTCATGAGGAGGGTGTGGATGAGGCCATAGAGGACAGAGAGTGCCCAACACAAGGTGAGGAGTGAAATACAGAGCCCAGGGCTCATGGCCGTGGTGTAGTGGAGGGGGcggcagatggccacatagcggtcatacgCCATCGTGGCCAGGATGAGGTTGTCCAGAGCAACCAAGGAAACCAGGAAGTAGAGCTGTGTCAGACACCCTGCATATGAGATGGCTTTGTTCTGGGACTGAAGATTCACTAGCATCTTGGGGATTGTGTTGGTGACAAAGAAGAGGTCAGTGAAGGAGAGGTTGgccaggaagaagtacatgggagtgTGCAGGCGGGAGTCAGAGCCGATGGCCAGGAGGATAAGCACATTCCCCACCACTGTGACTAGGTACATGGACAGGAACATCCAAAACAGGACCCGCTGCTGCTCAGGATTCTCCGAGATCCCGAGGAGTAGGAACTCGGAAACTCCACTCTGGTTGCCTCCATCCATTTCTCCAACTGTCTGCAACATTGGCACCAGCAATCTTCCTTTACTAAGTGCCCGCAATTGAACGAGGACATTTACGTAAGCAAAATTAACTATTTTCTTGGCATTAAAATATCTTGGCCTAAATTTTATAACATGTATAATGTAGATTAGCAACAAAGTAATAACAGGCACAAACACATAACATGGAAAATCTTTGTGCAACCTAGTCATTACAGCAACTTCTCATCTGGCATACTCAGTATTACAGGAATAATGTCCATGTCTTATTTAAAATCCTAtcatggacctagagtctgtcatacagagtgaagtaagtcagaaagagaagaacaaataccgtatgctaacacatatacatggaatcttaaaaaaatggtattgatgcaCTCAGTGctaaaggaagaataaagacgcagaggtagagaacagacttgaggacatgtggaggtggggaaggagaagctggaacaaagtgagagagtagtattgacgtatatacactaccaactgtaaaatagatagctagtgggaagaaaTTGCCTGactcagggagatcaactcgatgattgctgatgacctagaggggtgggatacggacggtgggagggatgctcgggagggaggctcaagagggaggggatatagggatatatatcaatatatatagggatatgtataaatatagctgattcactttgttgtacagcagaaaccggcacaacagtgtaaagctattatacccAATAAATTTCGAAAAAACAAAATCCTATCATCTTACAATACCCTTGAAGTGCTTAAAGACTAGTATATCATGATAttgaatagattttaaataatatttaaaacaggTGTATGCATTATAAGAAATGGCTATCGTATAATTGGACAAAGGGAGGTAGTAAAAAtatgggaaaggagaaggaataattatcattatttgttGATAGGATGGTCTATCTGGGAAAAATAAGACAATCAATTGAAATGCCATTTGAGATAAAAAGCGACCTCAGTAAAGTGGCCAATCACACAATAAATAGACCCAAACTAGCAGTGGCCCAGTAAGGCAtgaatgcagtggttaagacttaagATGAAGATTGTAGACGCTGGAATTCACGTCTGAGCTCTGTCACCTGCTATGAAACCCCAGCCCGGTTACCTGAGCTCTTCAAGACTTCCTTTCTCCGTGTGAAAAATGAGTTGTGGAAAGGATAAAATTAAGCAATAAAGTGCTTAACACAAAGTAGTGGCCTATAGTGGCAATAAATATTGCCTattagtattaaaaatattatatataggtAAACAATCGAGGTGAAAATATAACATGAACAATCCCATTCACATtatcaacaaaataattaaagcatTAAGATGTTAATAGGAAAAGGGCAGGACCTTCCAGTTCTCCATGTCtcc
The DNA window shown above is from Hippopotamus amphibius kiboko isolate mHipAmp2 chromosome 17, mHipAmp2.hap2, whole genome shotgun sequence and carries:
- the LOC130840659 gene encoding olfactory receptor 1D2, producing MLQTVGEMDGGNQSGVSEFLLLGISENPEQQRVLFWMFLSMYLVTVVGNVLILLAIGSDSRLHTPMYFFLANLSFTDLFFVTNTIPKMLVNLQSQNKAISYAGCLTQLYFLVSLVALDNLILATMAYDRYVAICRPLHYTTAMSPGLCISLLTLCWALSVLYGLIHTLLMTRVTFCGSQKIHYIFCEMYVLLRLACSDTHINHTVLIVTGCFIFFTPLGFMMMSYVRIVRAILRIPSASRKYKAFSTCASHLAVVSLFYGTLGMVYLQPLHTYSMKDSVATVMYAVVTPMMNPFIYSLRNKDMHGALGRLLLGRAFQRLT